In the Fibrobacter sp. genome, CAAGTTTAGTAGTAGGTCTCATTTCTCTTATTTTAGCTATTTATTCTATTAGGGAGTCCAAGCTCAATGCCAAAAAGCAACAAGAGTTTGAAGAACAGATGGAACAAAAGCGAAAGCAAGAGAGAATTCTTGAAGAACGCCAAGAGCAACTGGATTGGAAAGAGGCTGAGCGAAGGGCTCGTAATAATCCATTTCCGTTTACTGAGGGAAGCTTCGAAAAACGAGTAGAAAATTGTTATAGAGATGTTCGCTCTGAAAGAATTTTGGGTAGAAAAGACAGATAGCTGGGTGTAAGATGGAAATGGCGAAAACTGAACTTAGAAATGTTTTGAATTTTTTTAATGGAAAGCAAAGGCCAAACACAGTTGGTAATTACCCCGTTTATGGGGGTAATGGTATTATTGACTATGTTTCTGAATATAATTATGAAGATAACATTATTATTGGTCGAGTTGGTGCAAATTGTGGGTCAATTCAAAAATGCGAAGGCAAATGTTGGGTATCTGATAATGCGATTTCTGTTACTGTAAAGGATGGTTTTTGCAAGAATTTTATATATCACATGTTGAAAGCTTTGGACTTGAATAAAAAGCATGTGGGAGCAGCTCAACCTCTAATTACACAAGAAATTATTGCAAAACAAGTAGTTGTCCTACCCTCATTTGAAAATCAAAAAAAAATAGCCGCAGTCCTCTCTGCACTTGATGACAAAATCGCCTTAAACAAAAAAATGAACCAGAAACTCGAAGCCATGGCAAAACGCCTATACGACTACTGGTTCGTACAATTCGATTTCCCCGACGAAAACGGCCGCCCCTACAAAACCTCCGGCGGCCCCATGGTCTACAATGAAACCCTCAACCGCGAAATCCCCGAAGGTTGGGAAGT is a window encoding:
- a CDS encoding restriction endonuclease subunit S gives rise to the protein MEMAKTELRNVLNFFNGKQRPNTVGNYPVYGGNGIIDYVSEYNYEDNIIIGRVGANCGSIQKCEGKCWVSDNAISVTVKDGFCKNFIYHMLKALDLNKKHVGAAQPLITQEIIAKQVVVLPSFENQKKIAAVLSALDDKIALNKKMNQKLEAMAKRLYDYWFVQFDFPDENGRPYKTSGGPMVYNETLNREIPEGWEVAGFSDFGTFKNGINYDKEEIGDQTVKIVNVRNISESTTYFNIEDLDDITLKTECLEKFITTSNDILLARSGSPGATRLLPKTEKKVIYCGFIIRYQLNENDLEKQLYLFHVLKNYEQITAVQSAGSILKNISQDTLNALTVLNPNLEVLRAFNEKISPIYALLRKNLNELNKLTALRDKLLPLLMNGQVMVG